From the Mycoplasmatota bacterium genome, one window contains:
- a CDS encoding RNA-binding transcriptional accessory protein, whose translation MTELNFIHELIIRIANDLKIKIDQVTKVLELLSDNNTVPFIARYRKEVTGALNEEQIREISKEYEYQQNLLKRKDDVIRLISEKGKLTDELKNKILVCDKLSDIEDLYRPYKEKKKTRATDAIAKGLEPLAQFLLSFPKDADVLEEASKYLDEEKGVNETSQALQGAQDIIAEMVSDNADIRKFTKGVFVKEGQLTTKVKDESLDERKVYEMYYDYHEPINKIVSHRILAVNRGDNEKIIRVSIDEPKDKIMNFIYNRMIVNDQSVTTSYVLAACDDGYKRLIKPSIEREIRSELKEKAEGQAINIFSENLRNLLLQPPMKGKMVLGVDPAYRTGCKFAVVDETGKMLTKGVIYPHEKYKGEKIHDNRVKEAQDLISKCINDYQIEIVAIGNGTASRETEEFIVNVLSNLKRDVSYIIVSEAGASVYSASELARKEFPDLNVEERSAISIARRLQDPLSELVKIDTKSIGVGQYQHDVTQSKLKDSLNFVVETTVNHVGVNVNTASEALLKHVSGCNATVAKNIVKYRDDSGKFTNRKELIKVPRFGAKSYEQAIGFLRIVDGNQPLDKTGIHPENYDNALLILKHLGCELTDLGTDKLVDAINQADKAQIMHITNLGEHTLNDILDAFIAPNRDPRDELAKPLLRKGIKKLEDLQIGMELQGTVRNVVDFGAFVDCGVKEGGLVHISKMSNAFVKHPMDVVNVGDIVTVYVENIDLLRRRLALTMIKPE comes from the coding sequence ATGACAGAGTTAAATTTTATTCATGAATTAATCATAAGAATCGCAAATGATTTAAAGATTAAAATAGATCAAGTAACAAAGGTATTAGAATTATTGTCTGATAATAATACGGTGCCTTTTATTGCTCGATATCGTAAAGAAGTAACAGGGGCTTTAAATGAAGAACAAATTCGTGAAATTAGTAAAGAATATGAATATCAACAAAATTTATTAAAAAGAAAAGATGATGTCATTCGTTTAATTTCTGAAAAAGGGAAATTAACAGATGAACTTAAAAATAAAATTTTAGTATGTGATAAATTATCAGATATTGAAGATTTATATAGACCATATAAAGAAAAGAAAAAGACTAGAGCAACAGATGCTATTGCGAAAGGGTTAGAACCATTAGCACAGTTTTTATTGAGCTTTCCAAAAGATGCTGATGTATTAGAAGAAGCGAGTAAATATTTAGATGAAGAAAAAGGAGTAAATGAAACTTCACAAGCATTACAAGGTGCACAAGATATTATCGCTGAAATGGTTTCTGACAATGCTGATATTAGAAAGTTTACTAAAGGTGTCTTTGTTAAAGAAGGACAATTAACAACCAAAGTTAAAGATGAATCATTAGATGAAAGAAAAGTTTATGAAATGTATTATGATTATCATGAACCAATTAATAAAATTGTTTCACATAGGATATTAGCAGTTAATCGTGGTGATAATGAAAAAATCATTCGTGTCTCAATTGATGAACCAAAAGATAAAATAATGAATTTTATCTACAACCGGATGATTGTTAATGATCAATCTGTAACTACATCATATGTATTGGCAGCTTGTGATGATGGTTATAAACGACTAATTAAACCTTCGATTGAACGTGAAATCAGATCTGAATTAAAAGAAAAAGCAGAAGGACAAGCGATTAATATATTTTCAGAAAATTTAAGGAATCTATTGTTACAACCACCGATGAAAGGGAAGATGGTATTAGGTGTTGACCCAGCGTATCGTACGGGTTGTAAATTTGCAGTTGTGGATGAAACAGGAAAGATGTTAACTAAAGGGGTCATTTATCCACATGAAAAATATAAAGGTGAAAAAATTCATGATAATCGTGTTAAAGAAGCGCAGGATTTAATTAGTAAATGTATAAATGATTATCAGATTGAAATCGTTGCTATTGGGAATGGGACAGCTTCACGAGAAACTGAGGAGTTTATTGTGAATGTTTTAAGTAACCTTAAGCGTGATGTTTCATATATTATAGTTAGTGAAGCGGGAGCATCAGTTTATTCTGCTTCAGAGTTAGCTAGAAAAGAGTTTCCAGATTTAAATGTAGAAGAACGCTCAGCTATATCAATTGCTAGAAGATTGCAAGATCCGTTATCAGAACTTGTTAAAATTGATACTAAATCGATTGGTGTAGGACAATATCAACATGATGTTACACAAAGTAAATTAAAAGATTCATTAAACTTTGTGGTTGAAACAACGGTTAACCATGTTGGTGTTAATGTAAATACTGCATCAGAAGCATTGTTAAAACATGTTTCAGGTTGTAATGCAACTGTAGCGAAAAATATTGTAAAGTATCGCGATGATAGTGGTAAGTTTACAAACCGTAAAGAATTAATTAAAGTGCCTCGTTTTGGTGCTAAATCTTATGAACAAGCGATTGGGTTTTTAAGAATTGTTGATGGAAATCAACCTCTAGATAAAACTGGAATTCATCCAGAAAATTATGATAATGCGTTATTAATTTTAAAACATTTAGGGTGTGAGTTAACTGATTTAGGAACTGACAAGTTAGTTGATGCGATTAATCAAGCGGATAAGGCTCAAATCATGCATATTACTAATTTAGGTGAGCATACTTTAAATGATATATTAGATGCCTTTATTGCACCTAATCGTGATCCTCGTGATGAATTGGCTAAACCTTTATTAAGAAAAGGAATTAAAAAATTAGAGGATTTACAAATCGGTATGGAGTTACAAGGAACTGTTCGAAACGTAGTTGATTTTGGTGCGTTTGTTGATTGCGGAGTTAAAGAAGGTGGATTAGTCCATATATCAAAAATGAGTAATGCATTTGTTAAACATCCTATGGATGTAGTGAATGTTGGGGATATTGTTACTGTGTATGTAGAAAATATTGATTTACTTCGTAGACGTTTAGCATTAACAATGATTAAACCAGAATAG
- the dnaE gene encoding DNA polymerase III subunit alpha, whose amino-acid sequence MYTQLYSKTVYSLLKSCLKIEAYVEKAKQQNMQALAITDENNVYGLIKFYKACQKQGIKPILGTTVFLQSNTPLILLAKNNNGYKNLLSIITEVQLNNSLISLEKLDLYHLDIICIIPTQNNTFSRFIKPLKEIFENDVFLSLFPEINETIKEINQKVIEIGNQLNVENVSLNEVKYCHPEDALTLRYLEAIDKGYNLSKNTIDLFSSNQYFLEVKKYQAYFKNYQKAIDNTNLIADRCHVKLDFDSFHMPKYKTPNEVSSNEYLKALCKIGLEKRLNTKEFPSVYYERLKYELTIIKKMNFSDYFLIVYDFVKYAKKNQIYVGPGRGSSAGSLVSFVLGITNVDPITHQLLFERFLNPERVTMPDIDLDFQDDRRDEVIKYVQNKYGKHHVAHIISFGTFAARSAIREVAKVMGIKDSRINEIISYIDSKLTIDQNINNNEEFKKLINEYKEIAKLIDIAKKIESIPRNTTTHAAGIIICEEDLRQLTGLQPSLDEVLQTQFEAKDLESLGLLKMDFLGIRNLTAINEILELIEKTHHIKIDINHIPFDDPKTYRLIARGETTGLFQLESSGMRSVLRDIKASQFEDIVAVNALFRPGPMDNIPLYIARKNKKQKVEYLHEDLIPILESTYGIIVYQEQIMKIAQKIAGYSLASADLLRRAISKKQKDVLQKERVKFVDSAMKNGYNQLTSETLYDYIVKFGDYGFNRSHSVAYALISYQMAYLKANYLIPFMVVMLSSILGSETQTGRYIRDCKRYGIKILPISINNSYNNYSIENNNSIRMAFLIIKGIGQNSGEAIINEREKGIFKNYIDFVFRCHVFLKQNIFEALVYSGALDEFKLSKKAMINNYRKIIDLCRFNQSGYFTDKIEINTDLDEYPINQLMKKEKEYLGFYLSTHPIRKYIEKDNQSSIIPSKTLKYLNKSIELVGFVENIRKTITKNNEEMATLIISDDITSVNGVVFPKIYQLIKDKLIKDQLVKIRCKVQERNQKIQLVIFDIEIINNET is encoded by the coding sequence ATGTATACACAATTATATAGTAAAACAGTCTATTCTTTACTAAAAAGTTGTTTAAAGATTGAAGCATATGTAGAAAAAGCGAAACAACAAAACATGCAAGCATTAGCAATAACTGATGAAAATAATGTTTACGGATTAATTAAGTTTTATAAAGCTTGTCAAAAACAAGGGATTAAACCAATATTAGGAACGACTGTCTTTTTACAATCTAATACACCTCTTATTTTATTAGCTAAAAATAATAATGGTTATAAAAATCTTTTAAGTATCATAACAGAAGTTCAATTAAATAATTCACTGATATCTTTAGAAAAATTAGATTTATACCATTTAGATATTATTTGCATTATACCAACACAAAATAATACCTTTAGTCGATTTATAAAACCATTAAAAGAAATATTTGAAAATGATGTATTTTTATCTCTTTTTCCTGAAATTAATGAAACAATCAAAGAGATAAATCAAAAAGTAATTGAAATAGGAAATCAATTAAATGTAGAAAATGTTAGTTTAAATGAAGTAAAATATTGTCATCCAGAGGATGCACTTACTTTAAGATATCTTGAGGCAATTGATAAAGGGTATAATTTAAGTAAAAATACAATAGACCTTTTTTCATCGAATCAATATTTCTTAGAAGTAAAAAAATATCAAGCCTATTTTAAAAATTATCAAAAAGCGATTGATAATACGAATTTAATCGCAGATAGGTGTCATGTAAAACTTGATTTTGATTCATTTCATATGCCTAAGTATAAGACGCCTAATGAGGTAAGTAGTAATGAATATTTAAAAGCTTTATGTAAAATAGGACTTGAAAAACGACTAAACACAAAAGAATTTCCATCTGTTTATTATGAAAGATTAAAATATGAATTAACGATTATTAAAAAAATGAATTTTAGTGATTATTTTTTGATTGTTTATGACTTTGTTAAGTACGCTAAAAAGAACCAGATTTATGTTGGTCCTGGTCGAGGGTCTTCAGCTGGGAGTTTAGTGTCTTTTGTATTAGGAATTACTAACGTTGACCCAATTACTCATCAATTACTATTTGAACGATTTTTAAATCCTGAAAGAGTCACAATGCCTGATATCGATTTAGATTTTCAAGATGATAGGCGAGATGAAGTTATTAAATATGTTCAAAATAAATATGGTAAGCATCATGTTGCTCACATTATTAGTTTCGGAACTTTCGCAGCAAGAAGTGCGATTCGTGAAGTTGCTAAAGTAATGGGAATAAAGGATAGTAGAATAAATGAAATCATTTCCTATATTGATTCAAAATTAACAATTGATCAAAATATTAATAATAATGAAGAATTTAAAAAATTAATTAATGAATATAAAGAAATTGCGAAATTAATTGATATCGCTAAGAAAATCGAGTCGATTCCAAGAAATACCACAACACATGCAGCAGGTATTATTATATGTGAAGAAGACCTTAGACAATTAACTGGTTTACAACCTAGTTTAGATGAGGTTTTACAAACACAATTTGAAGCAAAAGATTTAGAGAGTTTAGGACTCCTTAAAATGGATTTTTTAGGAATAAGAAATTTGACTGCGATAAATGAAATTTTGGAATTGATTGAAAAGACACATCATATAAAAATTGATATTAATCATATTCCCTTTGATGACCCTAAAACCTATCGCTTAATTGCAAGGGGTGAAACAACCGGGTTATTTCAACTAGAATCAAGTGGAATGCGTAGTGTTTTACGAGATATAAAAGCGAGTCAATTTGAGGATATTGTTGCTGTAAATGCTTTGTTTAGACCAGGTCCAATGGATAATATTCCACTTTATATCGCAAGAAAAAATAAAAAACAAAAAGTGGAATATTTACATGAAGACTTAATCCCTATTTTAGAAAGTACCTATGGTATTATTGTTTATCAAGAGCAAATCATGAAAATTGCCCAGAAAATAGCAGGGTATAGTTTAGCTAGTGCTGATTTATTGCGTAGAGCGATTAGTAAAAAGCAAAAGGATGTTCTACAAAAGGAACGTGTAAAGTTTGTAGATAGTGCGATGAAAAATGGATATAATCAATTAACCAGTGAAACTTTGTACGACTACATTGTTAAATTTGGTGACTATGGATTTAATCGAAGTCATTCTGTCGCTTATGCTTTAATTTCTTACCAAATGGCTTACTTAAAAGCTAATTATTTGATCCCTTTTATGGTGGTCATGTTATCAAGTATTTTAGGTAGTGAAACGCAAACTGGTCGCTACATTAGGGATTGTAAACGCTATGGGATTAAAATATTACCTATTTCAATTAATAATAGTTATAATAATTATAGTATCGAAAACAATAATAGTATACGAATGGCTTTTTTGATCATTAAAGGAATTGGACAAAATAGTGGTGAAGCGATTATAAATGAACGTGAAAAAGGTATTTTTAAAAATTATATTGATTTTGTTTTTCGATGCCATGTGTTTTTGAAACAGAATATTTTTGAAGCTTTAGTTTATTCCGGAGCTTTAGATGAATTCAAATTATCAAAAAAAGCAATGATAAATAATTACCGAAAAATCATTGATTTATGTCGTTTTAATCAGAGTGGTTATTTTACCGACAAAATAGAAATCAATACTGATTTAGATGAATATCCTATTAATCAATTAATGAAGAAAGAGAAAGAATATCTAGGATTCTATTTAAGTACTCATCCTATTAGAAAATATATTGAAAAAGATAATCAAAGTAGTATTATCCCTAGTAAAACATTAAAATATTTAAACAAGAGCATAGAGTTAGTTGGATTTGTTGAAAATATTAGGAAAACCATTACAAAAAACAATGAAGAAATGGCGACTTTAATAATTTCAGATGATATTACAAGTGTTAATGGCGTTGTATTTCCTAAAATATATCAATTGATTAAAGATAAATTAATCAAAGATCAGTTGGTGAAGATTCGTTGTAAAGTTCAAGAAAGAAATCAAAAAATTCAACTGGTTATATTCGATATTGAAATAATTAATAATGAAACTTAA
- the yidD gene encoding membrane protein insertion efficiency factor YidD has translation MFINLIRFYQKYISKALGSNCRHIPTCSNYAIEAYEKHNVFYASLLTIYRILRCNPFGKGGFDPVPEPKKRKIK, from the coding sequence ATGTTTATAAATCTAATTCGATTTTATCAAAAATATATCTCAAAAGCACTTGGAAGTAATTGTCGTCATATTCCAACATGCTCTAATTATGCGATAGAAGCCTATGAAAAACATAATGTTTTTTATGCATCTTTACTAACCATCTACCGCATATTAAGATGTAATCCATTTGGAAAAGGTGGTTTCGACCCTGTACCCGAACCAAAAAAAAGAAAAATTAAATAA
- the ytfJ gene encoding GerW family sporulation protein, with protein MEHPIHSFMKISMENIKDMVDVDTIVGQPVNTKEGTTIIPISKVKFGFASGGTEQKVEKAQENQQPPFGGGSGGTVSITPIAFLVVNQDEEIKVLSLENQTHIYEKLIDFVPELLAKVKLVSPKMMNGFGKNNQKE; from the coding sequence TTGGAACATCCAATTCATAGTTTTATGAAAATATCAATGGAAAATATAAAAGATATGGTTGATGTTGATACGATTGTTGGTCAACCAGTGAATACGAAAGAAGGAACAACAATCATTCCCATATCAAAAGTTAAATTTGGATTTGCATCAGGAGGAACGGAACAAAAAGTAGAAAAAGCACAAGAAAATCAACAACCACCATTTGGTGGTGGAAGTGGTGGAACGGTATCAATCACACCAATTGCATTTTTAGTTGTTAATCAAGATGAGGAAATTAAAGTTTTATCACTTGAAAATCAAACGCACATTTATGAAAAATTAATTGATTTTGTTCCAGAATTATTAGCGAAAGTTAAATTAGTGAGTCCAAAAATGATGAATGGATTTGGGAAAAATAATCAAAAAGAATAA
- a CDS encoding class I SAM-dependent methyltransferase, translated as MLNTIHNKVEKFYDFLDEAGTFIFESSKNNYLDSLLYAIDYVLSDESVNQLEESVIKGLDQILLKIENESFNKEEIRKAFQLSLLKAFKHLKLNMSEITPDSVGMLFAYLTDLFFEKKDDIDVLDATVGSGNLLFSMTNNSNKTFNNLYGIDVNPTYLKLALRLANLMEYEVEFFNQNNLDKMLVSPVDLIISDLPTDEEKEIGSFNLVTAKNNITYKPYLILENLMKYGKEGSYYFYLIPNDFFVHPKNDVIKAIILKESCIQGIIELPVDMFKEAKYQKSILILRKRGNQVTVNQEILMLRFPSFKDKDKVKNAIDQINQWFRKIHNK; from the coding sequence ATGTTAAATACAATTCATAATAAGGTTGAGAAGTTTTATGATTTCTTAGACGAAGCGGGAACTTTTATATTTGAAAGTAGTAAAAATAATTATTTAGATAGCCTTTTATATGCGATTGATTATGTTTTATCTGATGAATCTGTTAATCAGTTAGAAGAATCGGTTATTAAAGGGTTAGATCAAATCCTACTTAAAATTGAAAATGAATCTTTTAATAAAGAAGAAATTCGCAAAGCTTTTCAGTTATCTTTATTAAAAGCCTTTAAACATCTAAAACTAAATATGAGTGAGATAACACCTGATTCTGTCGGAATGTTATTTGCATATCTTACTGATTTATTCTTTGAGAAGAAAGATGATATTGATGTTTTAGATGCAACTGTTGGAAGTGGGAATTTATTATTTTCAATGACAAACAATAGTAATAAAACGTTTAATAATTTATATGGGATTGATGTCAATCCTACTTATTTGAAACTAGCATTACGTTTAGCGAATTTAATGGAATATGAAGTGGAATTTTTTAACCAAAATAATTTAGATAAGATGTTAGTTTCACCTGTGGATCTTATCATTAGTGACCTACCTACCGATGAAGAAAAAGAGATAGGTTCATTTAATTTAGTTACCGCTAAAAATAATATTACTTATAAACCTTATTTAATACTTGAAAATTTAATGAAATATGGTAAAGAAGGTAGTTACTATTTTTACTTAATCCCAAATGATTTTTTTGTTCATCCTAAAAACGATGTGATTAAAGCGATTATTTTAAAAGAAAGTTGTATTCAAGGGATTATTGAATTACCTGTAGATATGTTTAAAGAAGCTAAATATCAGAAAAGTATTTTAATTTTAAGAAAAAGAGGAAATCAAGTTACGGTTAATCAAGAAATATTAATGCTTAGATTTCCAAGCTTTAAAGATAAAGATAAAGTAAAAAACGCTATTGATCAAATAAATCAATGGTTTAGAAAAATACATAATAAATAA
- the asnB gene encoding asparagine synthase (glutamine-hydrolyzing): MCGFIGIKSNDINREKAYQVLQKISHRGPDEEGVFFDETIYIGHKRLVVVDKEFGKQPYTFNQLVMIYNGELYNTSELREDLKQKGYLFNGHSDTEILIKLFYEYREECVKKLNGIFSFMIYDTQTKEIYCFRDRVGVKPFYYYYENSEFMASSEIKTILNYFDINKISVNGLQEILGLGPSHSPGNGIYQNIKELRPGHYLILKKNQLKIHQYWQVKSLVHHEDFKTTVEKVRFLLEDSIKRQLVSDVPLCTYLSGGLDSTAITLIGQKYKPDLESYSIDYINNQKYFNANNFQVAEDNDFINFVVDHFNINHHRCVISNEELIETLKNAVILRDMPGMADIDSSLYWFSTKIKPQFTVALSGECADEIFGGYPWFYRTFKDGCFPWLSNLDERNNLLNDNYQKKLELREYVDNHYKKALREVPLNGDETLEEIKHKRLSYLNMLYFMTTLLDRKDRMTMGASLEVRVPFADHRLIEYLYNVPWEMKFYQNKEKGLLKEAVKDIVPYEIVYRKKNPYPKTHHPKYEKLVKSLFRNCLNNKNSVLFELFNKKALYNLLENDKSFESPWFGQLMTKPQLIAYLYQFDYWFNEYNLNII, encoded by the coding sequence ATGTGTGGGTTTATAGGGATAAAATCAAATGATATTAATCGAGAGAAAGCCTATCAAGTTCTACAAAAAATAAGTCATAGAGGACCTGATGAAGAAGGGGTCTTTTTTGATGAAACGATATATATAGGACATAAACGATTAGTTGTCGTAGATAAGGAGTTTGGAAAACAACCGTATACTTTTAATCAACTCGTAATGATTTATAATGGAGAATTGTATAATACTTCTGAATTAAGAGAAGATTTAAAACAAAAAGGATATTTATTTAATGGACATTCTGATACAGAAATCCTAATAAAACTATTTTATGAATATAGGGAAGAGTGTGTAAAAAAACTTAATGGTATTTTTTCATTCATGATATATGATACACAAACAAAAGAAATTTACTGCTTCCGTGATCGTGTTGGTGTAAAACCATTCTACTATTATTATGAAAATAGTGAATTTATGGCATCATCAGAAATAAAAACAATTTTAAACTATTTTGATATTAATAAGATTAGTGTAAATGGATTACAAGAAATTCTTGGACTTGGACCCTCTCATTCACCAGGAAATGGGATTTATCAAAATATTAAAGAATTAAGACCAGGTCATTATCTCATCTTAAAAAAGAATCAATTAAAAATCCATCAATATTGGCAGGTTAAATCTTTAGTACACCATGAGGATTTTAAAACTACGGTAGAGAAAGTACGTTTTTTACTTGAAGATAGTATTAAAAGACAACTTGTTTCTGATGTTCCATTATGTACTTATTTGTCTGGAGGACTTGATTCAACTGCGATAACATTAATTGGTCAAAAATATAAACCAGATTTAGAGTCTTACAGTATTGATTATATTAATAATCAAAAATATTTTAATGCCAATAATTTCCAAGTGGCTGAGGATAATGATTTTATTAATTTTGTTGTCGACCATTTTAATATTAACCATCATCGTTGTGTAATTAGTAATGAAGAATTAATTGAGACACTTAAAAACGCAGTAATTTTACGTGATATGCCTGGTATGGCAGATATTGATTCCTCTTTATATTGGTTTAGTACGAAAATTAAACCTCAATTTACAGTCGCATTATCTGGTGAATGCGCTGATGAGATATTCGGTGGATATCCTTGGTTTTATCGTACCTTTAAAGATGGCTGTTTTCCGTGGCTTTCTAATTTAGATGAACGAAATAATTTATTAAATGATAACTATCAAAAGAAACTTGAATTAAGAGAATATGTGGATAACCATTATAAAAAAGCATTGCGTGAAGTCCCTTTAAATGGGGATGAAACACTTGAAGAAATAAAGCATAAAAGACTGAGTTACTTAAATATGCTTTATTTTATGACAACTCTTTTGGATAGAAAAGACAGAATGACTATGGGTGCTAGTTTAGAAGTTCGAGTGCCGTTTGCCGATCATCGTTTAATTGAATATCTATATAATGTACCTTGGGAGATGAAATTTTACCAGAATAAAGAAAAAGGTTTATTAAAAGAAGCGGTAAAAGATATTGTTCCTTACGAAATTGTCTATCGTAAAAAAAATCCTTATCCAAAAACACATCATCCAAAATATGAAAAATTAGTAAAATCATTATTTAGAAATTGTTTAAATAATAAAAATTCTGTTTTATTTGAACTATTTAATAAAAAAGCTTTATATAATTTATTAGAAAATGACAAGTCTTTTGAATCACCATGGTTTGGACAATTAATGACAAAACCACAATTAATTGCTTATTTATATCAATTTGATTATTGGTTTAATGAATATAATTTAAATATAATCTAA
- a CDS encoding nitroreductase, with product MIGNAILEGLVYSVVLGAIVTISQLFNARLWINDYPKAIQNIVPKRTKKEIIEKLSIGIPFLLIMFGYPIYSTIVLKETMSTDYTFMAGFLNTFIICSAFNVFDLVVLDWFIFCYINPKYLILEGTEGLKEYKDYGFHLRAAFKGFMFTVIISGITAVLTII from the coding sequence ATGATTGGAAATGCAATCTTGGAAGGATTAGTTTATTCAGTAGTTTTAGGAGCGATTGTAACCATATCTCAGTTGTTCAATGCCAGGTTATGGATTAATGACTATCCTAAGGCAATACAGAATATTGTACCCAAAAGAACCAAAAAGGAGATAATAGAAAAGTTGTCAATTGGGATACCATTTCTATTGATTATGTTTGGATATCCAATATATTCTACAATTGTATTAAAAGAAACGATGAGTACCGATTATACTTTCATGGCAGGTTTCTTGAATACTTTTATTATTTGTAGTGCATTTAATGTTTTTGATTTAGTGGTGTTGGATTGGTTTATATTTTGCTACATCAATCCCAAATACCTTATATTGGAAGGAACAGAAGGGTTAAAAGAGTATAAGGATTACGGATTTCATCTTAGAGCTGCATTCAAAGGATTTATGTTTACTGTCATTATTAGTGGGATAACTGCTGTGTTAACGATTATTTAG
- a CDS encoding acetate kinase: MKILAVNAGSSSLKFQLLEMPNELVITSGLIERIGFEDSIFTIKFNGEKKKFIKPIKNHAVAVQIVLDALIDMKIVKNYEEIMGVGHRVVHGGEKFADSVLITDEVLDEIEQLKDLAPLHNPANATGIKAFREILPNVKQVVVFDTAFHQSMPEESYLYPTPYSWYEKHRIRRYGFHGTSHKYVSERAIELLGKGAKDTKIITVHIGNGGSITAVKDGKSIDTSMGFTPLAGIMMGTRSGDIDPSILPFVMEKENLTIDEVMTALNRESGLKGISSISSDMRDIIEGIKNGDEKCVRTMNLFAKRVCDFIGSYYVLLGGCDAIVFTAGIGENSEPARKAIMNRLTSLGITLDEEANQVMGEERLISTKDSKIKVYAIPTNEEVVIARDTLRLIK; the protein is encoded by the coding sequence ATGAAAATATTAGCAGTCAATGCAGGAAGTTCATCTCTAAAATTTCAATTATTAGAGATGCCTAACGAACTTGTCATTACATCAGGTTTAATTGAAAGAATAGGTTTTGAAGATTCGATTTTTACGATAAAGTTTAATGGAGAGAAAAAGAAATTTATAAAACCAATTAAGAATCATGCAGTAGCAGTACAAATTGTTTTAGATGCATTAATTGATATGAAAATTGTTAAAAATTATGAAGAAATTATGGGAGTTGGACATCGTGTTGTTCATGGTGGTGAAAAATTCGCTGATTCTGTATTAATTACTGATGAAGTGTTAGATGAAATTGAACAGTTAAAAGATTTAGCTCCTTTACATAATCCTGCAAATGCAACTGGTATTAAAGCCTTCCGTGAAATATTACCAAATGTAAAACAAGTTGTTGTTTTTGATACAGCATTTCATCAATCAATGCCAGAAGAATCTTATTTATACCCAACACCTTATTCATGGTATGAAAAACACAGAATTAGACGTTATGGTTTTCATGGGACAAGTCATAAATACGTTTCTGAAAGAGCAATTGAATTATTAGGAAAAGGTGCAAAAGATACGAAGATTATTACCGTACATATTGGAAATGGTGGTTCTATTACTGCTGTCAAAGATGGTAAATCAATTGATACATCAATGGGATTCACACCACTTGCTGGAATTATGATGGGAACACGTTCTGGTGATATTGATCCATCCATTCTTCCATTTGTGATGGAAAAAGAAAATTTGACAATTGATGAAGTGATGACTGCATTAAATCGTGAATCTGGATTGAAGGGTATCTCTTCAATTTCATCTGATATGCGTGATATTATAGAAGGAATTAAAAATGGTGATGAAAAATGTGTTCGTACCATGAATTTATTCGCTAAACGCGTTTGTGATTTTATCGGTTCATATTATGTACTTTTAGGTGGTTGTGATGCAATCGTATTTACTGCTGGTATTGGTGAAAATAGTGAACCAGCGCGTAAAGCTATTATGAATCGTTTAACTTCTTTAGGAATTACTTTAGATGAAGAAGCAAATCAAGTAATGGGCGAAGAACGATTAATATCGACTAAAGATTCTAAAATTAAAGTTTACGCTATTCCAACTAATGAAGAAGTAGTGATTGCACGAGATACATTAAGATTAATTAAGTAA